Proteins encoded together in one Microbacterium oxydans window:
- the rarD gene encoding EamA family transporter RarD has product MTPETTRATPSAGVAYAGAAYLLWGVLPLYFLLLVPTGPWEVVAWRVLLSFVFCLLLLTVMRGGAAFRAILRQPKLLGWTALAGLLIYINWQVFLIGTLSGNVVETSLGYFINPITTVLLGVFVLKERIRRLQWAAIAIAALAVVVIVVAYGDFPWIALSLTASFGVYGLIKKKIGPAVDAVSGLTLESFWLIPIAVVQLIVVAQTTGITMGANGWAHGVLLAFAGVATAVPLLLFAAGARRINLTVIGMIQFITPVMQFLIGVVVLHEPMPAARWAGFVIVWIAIAVFLVDLFLAARRGRRTPRPDLV; this is encoded by the coding sequence GTGACCCCCGAGACGACCCGCGCCACCCCGTCCGCCGGAGTCGCCTACGCCGGAGCCGCCTACCTCCTCTGGGGAGTGCTGCCGCTCTACTTCCTCCTGCTCGTGCCCACCGGGCCGTGGGAGGTCGTCGCCTGGCGTGTACTGCTGTCGTTCGTCTTCTGCCTCCTGCTGCTCACGGTCATGCGGGGCGGGGCCGCGTTCCGGGCGATCCTGCGCCAGCCGAAGCTGCTGGGCTGGACCGCGCTCGCCGGCCTCCTGATCTACATCAACTGGCAGGTGTTCCTGATCGGGACCCTCAGCGGCAACGTGGTGGAGACGAGCCTGGGCTACTTCATCAACCCGATCACCACCGTGCTCCTCGGAGTCTTCGTGCTGAAGGAGCGCATCCGGCGGCTGCAGTGGGCGGCCATCGCGATCGCGGCCCTCGCCGTCGTCGTGATCGTCGTCGCGTACGGCGACTTCCCGTGGATCGCGCTCTCGCTGACGGCGTCGTTCGGGGTCTACGGGCTCATCAAGAAGAAGATCGGTCCGGCGGTCGACGCGGTCAGCGGTCTGACCCTCGAGTCCTTCTGGTTGATCCCGATCGCGGTCGTGCAGCTGATCGTCGTCGCGCAGACGACCGGGATCACGATGGGCGCGAACGGCTGGGCGCACGGCGTGCTGCTCGCCTTCGCCGGTGTCGCGACCGCCGTCCCGCTCCTGCTCTTCGCTGCGGGCGCCCGACGGATCAACCTCACCGTGATCGGCATGATCCAGTTCATCACCCCGGTGATGCAGTTCCTCATCGGCGTCGTCGTCCTGCACGAGCCCATGCCGGCAGCGCGGTGGGCGGGGTTCGTGATCGTCTGGATCGCCATCGCCGTGTTCCTCGTCGACCTGTTCCTCGCCGCCCGCCGAGGGCGCAGGACCCCGCGGCCCGATCTGGTCTGA
- the rimI gene encoding ribosomal protein S18-alanine N-acetyltransferase — MTLRDATPEDLDAIMAIENRSFPTDAWSADTMAAELDSPHGRYLVDEQDGTVIGYGGVRALQGSADADIQTIALLAEHRGQGRGRALLRALLSAAVERGAREVFLEVRADNPSAEGLYRAEGFEEIGRRPRYYQPDDVDAIVMRLELRRHPASTDTTEEAKA, encoded by the coding sequence GTGACGCTCCGCGACGCCACCCCGGAAGACCTCGACGCGATCATGGCGATCGAGAACCGGTCCTTTCCCACCGACGCCTGGAGCGCCGACACCATGGCCGCCGAGCTCGACAGCCCGCACGGACGCTACCTCGTCGATGAGCAGGACGGCACCGTGATCGGGTACGGCGGCGTGCGCGCCCTCCAGGGCAGCGCGGATGCCGACATCCAGACCATCGCCCTCCTCGCCGAGCACCGGGGCCAGGGGCGGGGGCGCGCTCTGCTGCGTGCACTGCTCTCCGCCGCCGTCGAGCGCGGCGCCCGCGAGGTGTTCCTCGAGGTCCGGGCCGACAATCCGTCCGCCGAAGGTCTCTACCGCGCGGAGGGTTTCGAGGAGATCGGCCGGCGTCCTCGCTACTATCAGCCGGACGACGTCGACGCGATCGTGATGCGCCTGGAACTGCGCCGCCACCCGGCGTCGACCGACACGACCGAGGAGGCGAAGGCATGA
- a CDS encoding ABC transporter substrate-binding protein, which translates to MNALKGSRTAKVFAGIALISASAIVISGCASTPNAEPSKGGEKPAVDLTLKLGSMLPATGTLAFLGAPMEAGVQLAVNQINEADAGVTIDLTTADEGDLDNKAYETSITNLQNAGITAMVGAASSSVTKLILDGNAGAGILTVSPSNTSADFTGINPLYFRTAPSDNLQGEVLGNQIAEDGHKTLGIIYQNDPYGTGLFEAIKSTFEGTGGEVVAEASYNQGDGQFNAQVSTIAAAKPDAVAVVSYDQFATIAPLLGNAGIDTGSLYLVDGNLKDWGTDVSVSLEGSKGTRAGAELPQDFLDQLNEVWTAEGNDPIDAVTYSAEAYDAVILMALSALAAGSVEGADMAEQMRTVSGGDGDGEKCKTFAECADIINGGGTADYDGLSGEITFDENNDPKGAAIGVYEFGADNTAKRIK; encoded by the coding sequence ATGAACGCATTGAAGGGCTCGCGCACCGCGAAGGTCTTCGCCGGGATCGCACTTATCAGCGCATCCGCCATCGTCATCTCCGGCTGCGCGAGCACGCCGAACGCGGAGCCGTCGAAGGGTGGTGAGAAGCCGGCCGTCGACCTGACGCTCAAGCTCGGCTCGATGCTTCCCGCGACCGGCACGCTCGCGTTCCTCGGAGCGCCGATGGAGGCCGGTGTCCAGCTGGCCGTCAACCAGATCAACGAGGCCGATGCCGGGGTGACCATCGACCTCACCACCGCCGACGAGGGCGACCTCGACAACAAGGCCTACGAGACCTCGATCACCAACCTGCAGAACGCGGGCATCACCGCGATGGTCGGCGCCGCGTCGTCGAGCGTCACGAAGCTCATCCTCGACGGCAACGCCGGTGCGGGCATCCTCACCGTCTCGCCGTCGAACACGTCCGCGGACTTCACGGGCATCAACCCGCTGTACTTCCGCACCGCCCCCAGCGACAACCTGCAGGGCGAGGTGCTCGGCAACCAGATCGCCGAAGACGGACACAAGACCCTCGGCATCATCTACCAGAACGACCCGTACGGCACCGGCCTCTTCGAAGCCATCAAGTCGACGTTCGAGGGCACCGGTGGCGAGGTCGTCGCCGAGGCCTCCTACAACCAGGGCGACGGACAGTTCAACGCTCAGGTGTCGACGATCGCGGCCGCCAAGCCGGACGCCGTCGCCGTCGTCTCGTACGACCAGTTCGCGACCATCGCGCCGCTGCTCGGCAACGCCGGCATCGACACGGGCTCGCTGTACCTGGTCGACGGCAACCTGAAGGACTGGGGCACCGACGTCTCGGTCAGCCTCGAGGGCTCGAAGGGAACCCGCGCCGGCGCCGAGCTGCCGCAGGACTTCCTGGACCAGCTGAACGAGGTCTGGACCGCCGAGGGCAACGACCCGATCGACGCCGTGACGTACTCCGCCGAGGCGTACGACGCCGTGATCCTGATGGCGCTGTCGGCTCTGGCCGCCGGTTCCGTCGAGGGCGCGGACATGGCCGAGCAGATGCGCACCGTCTCCGGTGGCGACGGTGACGGCGAGAAGTGCAAGACCTTCGCCGAGTGCGCCGACATCATCAACGGCGGCGGCACCGCCGACTACGACGGCCTCTCCGGTGAGATCACGTTCGACGAGAACAACGACCCGAAGGGCGCGGCAATCGGCGTGTACGAGTTCGGCGCCGACAACACCGCCAAGCGGATCAAGTAA
- the tsaB gene encoding tRNA (adenosine(37)-N6)-threonylcarbamoyltransferase complex dimerization subunit type 1 TsaB, with translation MILAVDTSLGTAVALIDADGAARSTANATDPFGHAEVIGDLLVDACREAGPGDVTHVVAGMGPGPFTGLRIGIAAARAFALGRGIPVVPVPSHFAAALTALETETQPFAIVTDARRREVAITVFDGTDPDGIPNVVADTVLVRAAEADAHLDGLRRIDVATLSATDLARVGARALAAGRTLTGDEPLYLRHPDVTLPGAPKKVGT, from the coding sequence GTGATCCTTGCCGTCGACACCTCCCTGGGCACGGCTGTCGCCCTCATCGATGCCGACGGGGCGGCCCGCTCCACAGCGAACGCCACCGACCCCTTCGGCCACGCCGAGGTCATCGGCGACCTGCTCGTCGACGCCTGTCGGGAGGCCGGTCCCGGTGACGTGACGCATGTCGTCGCGGGCATGGGGCCGGGACCCTTCACGGGCCTGCGCATCGGCATCGCCGCCGCCCGGGCGTTCGCGCTCGGTCGCGGCATCCCGGTCGTCCCCGTCCCCAGCCACTTCGCGGCAGCGCTCACCGCGCTGGAGACCGAGACGCAGCCGTTCGCGATCGTGACGGACGCCCGCCGCCGCGAGGTCGCGATCACCGTCTTCGACGGCACGGATCCCGACGGCATCCCGAACGTCGTGGCGGACACCGTGCTGGTGCGGGCGGCGGAGGCCGACGCGCATCTCGACGGCCTCCGCCGCATCGACGTGGCGACGCTGTCCGCCACGGACCTGGCCCGGGTCGGCGCGCGGGCGCTCGCCGCCGGCCGCACCCTCACGGGCGACGAGCCCCTCTACCTGCGCCACCCCGACGTGACGCTTCCCGGCGCACCGAAGAAGGTGGGGACGTGA
- the tsaD gene encoding tRNA (adenosine(37)-N6)-threonylcarbamoyltransferase complex transferase subunit TsaD, with product MSEPLVLGIETSCDETGIGIVRGRTLLSNTIASSMDEHARYGGVVPEVAARAHLEALQPSIEAALAEAGVRLDDLDAVAVTSGPGLAGALMVGVGAAKGLAVSLDKPLYAVNHLVGHIAADILTVDSAPLEYPTIALLVSGGHTSLLHVRDLTTDVELLGETMDDAAGEAFDKVARLLSLPYPGGPEIDRAAAEGDPNAIRFPRGLSRASDMAKHRYDFSFSGLKTAVARWVERCEADGVEVPVADVAASFREAVVDVLVTKTLAACADLGVPRLLLGGGVIANRRLREVALQRAAEAGVTVRIPPLSLCTDNGAMIAALAAELISSGRRPSTLAFGADSTLPVTEIQIAEAVLA from the coding sequence ATGAGCGAACCGCTGGTCCTCGGCATCGAGACGAGCTGCGACGAGACGGGCATCGGCATCGTCCGCGGGCGCACCCTGCTCTCGAACACCATCGCCTCGAGCATGGACGAGCACGCCCGGTACGGCGGCGTCGTGCCGGAGGTCGCCGCGCGGGCGCACCTCGAGGCGCTGCAGCCGTCGATCGAGGCGGCGCTCGCGGAAGCCGGCGTGCGCCTCGACGACCTCGACGCGGTCGCCGTCACGAGCGGGCCCGGACTCGCGGGCGCCCTCATGGTCGGGGTCGGTGCCGCGAAGGGTCTGGCCGTGTCGCTCGACAAGCCGCTGTACGCGGTGAACCATCTGGTCGGACACATCGCGGCCGACATCCTCACGGTCGACTCGGCGCCGCTCGAGTACCCGACGATCGCGCTGCTGGTCTCCGGCGGGCACACCTCGCTGCTGCACGTGCGCGACCTCACGACCGACGTCGAGCTCCTCGGCGAGACGATGGACGATGCGGCGGGGGAGGCGTTCGACAAGGTCGCCCGGCTCCTCTCGCTGCCGTATCCCGGTGGTCCGGAGATCGACCGTGCGGCGGCCGAGGGCGATCCGAACGCGATCCGGTTCCCGCGGGGGCTCTCCCGCGCGTCCGACATGGCGAAGCACCGCTACGACTTCTCGTTCTCGGGGCTCAAGACGGCCGTCGCCCGCTGGGTCGAGCGCTGCGAGGCCGACGGCGTGGAGGTGCCGGTGGCCGATGTCGCCGCGAGCTTCCGCGAGGCCGTGGTGGACGTGCTCGTGACGAAGACCCTCGCCGCCTGCGCCGACCTGGGTGTGCCGCGACTGCTGCTGGGCGGGGGAGTGATCGCGAACCGGCGACTGCGCGAGGTCGCACTGCAGCGCGCGGCCGAGGCAGGCGTGACGGTGCGCATCCCCCCGCTCTCGCTCTGCACGGACAACGGGGCGATGATCGCGGCGCTCGCGGCCGAGCTGATCTCATCGGGGCGCCGCCCCTCGACCCTCGCTTTCGGCGCCGATTCCACGCTTCCGGTCACGGAGATCCAGATCGCGGAGGCGGTGCTCGCATGA
- the flgK gene encoding flagellar hook-associated protein FlgK, which yields MSTFSGLNTAASGLAAARRGMDVVGQNIANQKTEGYTRQRVLTSAVAAVAQTGRFSVGAVPGHGVSIDGVARVGDALLDARVRDSLAASGFWSTRAVAATRIEASLAEPTENGLAARLSKFWSGWQDLANTPDSGAAASSILESAKELASHIAGGYRAVASQWSDARAGADRTITQVNAAADQIAVLNQEIRDALASGRSANELMDQRSVLAQNVSRMAGAAATVESDGTMTVRIGGNALVSGADSRHLALTGPTTLGDGQRLTVSWVSDPDIPVSIDGGELGGSLSILAPASDGGMLAQLASTYDAMATTLADALNTQHRAGVTASGQPGGDFFTLPTTGSAALGLRVAVTSPSELALAAPGAGALDSTNADLISQIGRSATSPDALWSDHVTRFGVATAADVQRARVSDATAVAAVGAQQSVAAVDGDEETISLLTYQTAYQAAARVMTAVDEALDVLINRTGLVGR from the coding sequence TCGGCCGTGGCCGCCGTCGCCCAGACCGGACGGTTCAGCGTCGGGGCCGTCCCGGGGCACGGCGTCTCCATCGACGGCGTCGCCCGAGTCGGGGATGCGCTGCTCGACGCCCGCGTCCGCGATTCCCTCGCGGCGTCCGGCTTCTGGTCCACGCGGGCGGTCGCCGCGACCAGGATCGAGGCGTCTCTGGCCGAGCCCACCGAGAACGGACTGGCCGCCCGGCTGTCGAAGTTCTGGTCGGGCTGGCAGGACCTCGCGAACACCCCGGACTCGGGGGCCGCGGCCTCCAGCATCCTGGAGTCCGCGAAGGAGCTCGCCTCCCACATCGCGGGCGGATACCGCGCGGTCGCCTCGCAGTGGAGCGACGCGCGTGCGGGTGCCGACCGCACGATCACCCAGGTGAACGCGGCGGCGGATCAGATCGCCGTGCTCAACCAGGAGATCCGCGACGCCCTCGCCTCCGGGCGCTCGGCGAACGAGCTCATGGACCAGCGCAGCGTCCTCGCACAGAACGTGTCCCGGATGGCCGGTGCCGCCGCGACCGTCGAGAGCGACGGGACGATGACGGTGCGCATCGGCGGCAACGCCCTGGTGTCGGGGGCAGACTCCCGTCATCTCGCGCTGACCGGGCCGACGACGCTCGGCGACGGCCAGCGGCTCACGGTCTCCTGGGTCTCCGATCCCGACATCCCGGTGTCGATCGACGGGGGCGAGCTCGGCGGCTCGCTCTCGATCCTCGCCCCCGCGTCGGACGGCGGGATGCTCGCGCAGCTCGCGTCGACGTACGACGCGATGGCGACGACCCTGGCCGATGCGCTGAACACGCAGCATCGTGCCGGTGTGACCGCGTCCGGTCAGCCCGGCGGCGACTTCTTCACGCTCCCGACCACGGGATCGGCGGCGCTCGGACTGCGCGTCGCCGTCACCTCGCCGTCGGAGCTGGCGCTCGCCGCGCCGGGAGCCGGCGCACTGGATTCGACCAACGCCGACCTGATCTCGCAGATCGGGCGGAGCGCCACGTCCCCGGATGCGCTGTGGTCCGATCACGTCACGCGCTTCGGCGTCGCGACCGCGGCCGACGTGCAGCGTGCGCGGGTGTCCGACGCGACGGCGGTCGCCGCGGTCGGGGCGCAGCAGTCGGTCGCCGCCGTCGACGGCGACGAGGAGACGATCAGTCTGCTCACCTACCAGACCGCCTACCAGGCCGCAGCCCGCGTGATGACCGCGGTGGACGAGGCGCTCGACGTCCTCATCAACCGCACGGGTCTCGTCGGACGCTGA
- the groES gene encoding co-chaperone GroES, protein MSVSIKPLEDRIVIKQVEAEQTTASGLVIPDTAKEKPQEGEVVAVGPGRIDDNGNRVPLDVAVGDRVLYSKYGGTEVKFGADEFLVLSARDVLAVVVR, encoded by the coding sequence GTGTCGGTTTCCATCAAGCCGCTCGAGGACCGCATCGTCATCAAGCAGGTCGAGGCCGAGCAGACCACCGCGAGTGGCCTGGTCATCCCCGACACCGCCAAGGAGAAGCCCCAGGAGGGCGAGGTCGTGGCGGTCGGCCCCGGCCGTATCGATGACAACGGCAACCGTGTTCCGCTCGACGTCGCCGTCGGCGACCGCGTGCTCTACAGCAAGTACGGCGGCACCGAGGTGAAGTTCGGCGCAGACGAGTTCCTCGTCCTGTCGGCTCGCGACGTCCTCGCGGTCGTCGTCCGCTGA
- a CDS encoding ABC transporter ATP-binding protein, with product MTDAPVERNEIKNDDVIVELKDVHAGYLPGVNILNGANLVAHKGELIGIIGPNGAGKSTLLKAIFGMVEIRSGDVTVKGESIVGLKADKLVQRGVAFVPQTNNVFPSLTIQENLEMGLYQNPKIFAERLEFVSSIFGELGKRLKQRAGSLSGGERQMVAMSRALMMDPSVLLLDEPSAGLSPVRQDDAFIRVSDINKAGVTTIMVEQNARRCLQICDRGYVLDQGKDAYEGSGRELLNDPKVIGLYLGTLGTDAA from the coding sequence ATGACCGACGCACCCGTCGAACGGAACGAGATCAAGAACGACGACGTCATCGTCGAGCTGAAAGACGTCCACGCGGGGTATCTGCCGGGGGTCAACATCCTCAACGGCGCGAACCTCGTCGCCCACAAGGGTGAGCTGATCGGCATCATCGGCCCGAACGGCGCCGGCAAGTCCACGCTGCTCAAGGCCATCTTCGGCATGGTCGAGATCCGGTCCGGCGACGTGACCGTGAAGGGTGAGAGCATCGTCGGCCTCAAGGCCGACAAGCTCGTCCAGCGCGGAGTCGCCTTCGTGCCGCAGACCAACAACGTGTTCCCCTCGCTGACCATCCAGGAGAACCTGGAGATGGGGCTGTACCAGAACCCGAAGATCTTCGCGGAGCGCCTGGAGTTCGTCAGCAGCATCTTCGGCGAGCTGGGCAAGCGCCTGAAGCAGCGCGCCGGCTCGCTCTCCGGCGGCGAGCGCCAGATGGTGGCGATGTCACGGGCGCTCATGATGGATCCCTCGGTGCTGCTGCTCGACGAGCCCTCGGCCGGCCTCTCCCCCGTGCGCCAGGACGACGCGTTCATCCGCGTCTCCGACATCAACAAGGCGGGCGTGACGACGATCATGGTCGAGCAGAACGCCCGACGCTGCCTGCAGATCTGCGACCGCGGCTACGTGCTCGACCAGGGCAAGGACGCCTACGAGGGATCGGGGCGCGAGCTCCTGAACGATCCCAAGGTCATCGGCCTGTACCTCGGCACGCTCGGCACCGACGCCGCCTGA
- a CDS encoding flagellar assembly protein FliW has product MTAALTFLAPPPGLAPHVDFALAPVDGADGLFAMRAVDDAELRLYLVDPRSVLTEYAPVLTDEQADGLALETPDDALILVVAHPSADGVSVNLLAPVIVNRTTGAAAQVILEDQDYPLRAPLG; this is encoded by the coding sequence ATGACCGCGGCACTCACGTTCCTGGCTCCGCCGCCCGGGCTCGCCCCGCACGTCGACTTCGCGCTCGCGCCCGTCGACGGTGCGGACGGCCTGTTCGCGATGCGGGCGGTGGACGACGCGGAGCTGCGCCTGTACCTCGTCGACCCCCGTTCGGTACTCACCGAGTACGCACCCGTGCTCACCGACGAGCAGGCCGACGGCCTCGCGCTCGAGACGCCCGATGACGCGCTGATCCTCGTGGTCGCGCACCCGTCCGCCGACGGGGTGAGCGTGAACCTCCTCGCTCCCGTGATCGTCAACCGCACCACGGGCGCCGCCGCGCAGGTGATCCTCGAGGACCAGGACTACCCGCTGCGCGCTCCGCTGGGCTGA
- the flgL gene encoding flagellar hook-associated protein FlgL, translated as MISRVTSSAMTQTAMRQLQSNLSELARLQEQATSQRAFAAPSDDPAAAAAALALHAEQRRTDQYARNIDDGLAWVTAADGAISASTSLLSRIRDLTAQGANDGALDATAKEALAVELEGIRKELLSQANTRLLGRSVFAGTSDSAAFAADYSHSGVPGAEVTRRVSDGASVRVDTDGAAVFGTGDDSVFALVDKIVADLRSGTNVGPRLAEIDSRRTAMLAVQGSVGTRQAQIERAKEAAVQNTVSLESRRVAVEDVDSIEVLVRLQAQELVYRSALAVNARVLQPSLMDFLR; from the coding sequence GTGATCTCTCGAGTGACCTCATCCGCCATGACGCAGACGGCCATGCGCCAGCTGCAGTCGAACCTCTCCGAGCTGGCGCGGCTGCAGGAGCAGGCGACCTCCCAGCGCGCGTTCGCCGCACCGTCGGACGACCCGGCGGCAGCCGCGGCCGCGCTGGCGCTGCATGCCGAGCAGCGCCGCACCGACCAGTACGCCCGCAACATCGACGACGGCCTCGCGTGGGTCACGGCGGCGGACGGGGCGATCAGCGCCAGCACGTCCCTGTTGAGCCGCATCCGCGACCTCACCGCACAGGGAGCGAACGACGGCGCGCTGGACGCGACCGCGAAGGAGGCCCTGGCCGTCGAGCTCGAGGGCATCCGCAAGGAGCTCCTCTCACAGGCGAACACCCGGCTGCTCGGGCGCTCGGTGTTCGCGGGCACGTCCGATAGCGCGGCCTTCGCCGCGGACTACAGCCACAGCGGCGTTCCGGGTGCGGAGGTGACCCGCCGCGTCTCCGACGGTGCCTCCGTCCGGGTCGACACCGACGGCGCCGCGGTCTTCGGAACCGGCGACGACTCGGTGTTCGCGCTGGTCGACAAGATCGTCGCCGACCTCCGCTCCGGCACGAACGTCGGACCCCGACTGGCGGAGATCGACTCCCGGCGCACGGCCATGCTCGCCGTGCAGGGATCCGTCGGTACCCGTCAGGCTCAGATCGAACGCGCCAAGGAGGCGGCAGTGCAGAACACCGTGTCCCTCGAGTCCCGCCGCGTGGCGGTCGAGGACGTCGATTCGATCGAGGTGCTCGTGCGCCTGCAGGCGCAGGAGCTCGTGTACCGCTCCGCGCTCGCCGTGAACGCGCGCGTGCTCCAGCCCTCGCTCATGGACTTCCTGCGATGA
- a CDS encoding ABC transporter ATP-binding protein encodes MTPRAKTGGLAAGPAAPGVKKVDPILIVDAVERRFGGLTAVDVDHLEIPRGAITALIGPNGAGKTTLFNLLCGFDKPNSGTWSFDGTNLSGIPSFKVARMGQVRTFQLTKSLSLLTVLENMKLGAKDQRGEGFWAGLFPFLWRKQDQEIEKRAHELLTRFKLDAKEQDFAASLSGGQRKLLEMARALMSDPTLVMLDEPMAGVNPALTQSLLEHILDLKDLGMTVLFVEHDMHMVRHIADWVVVMAEGRVVAEGPPDQVMEDPAVVDAYLGAHQDVDLGAVTGRLPVISEEDATRIREQIETEVEAEVEAEDEAEEEKA; translated from the coding sequence ATCACGCCCCGGGCGAAGACCGGCGGCCTCGCCGCCGGTCCCGCCGCCCCCGGCGTCAAGAAGGTCGACCCGATCCTCATCGTCGACGCCGTGGAGCGGCGCTTCGGCGGGCTGACGGCGGTCGACGTCGACCACCTCGAGATCCCGCGCGGCGCCATCACCGCGCTGATCGGTCCCAACGGTGCCGGCAAGACGACGCTGTTCAATCTGCTCTGCGGCTTCGACAAGCCGAACTCTGGCACCTGGTCGTTCGACGGCACCAACCTGTCCGGCATCCCCTCCTTCAAGGTGGCCCGGATGGGACAGGTGCGCACGTTCCAGCTCACCAAGTCGCTGTCGCTGCTCACCGTGCTCGAGAACATGAAGCTCGGGGCGAAGGATCAGCGCGGCGAAGGCTTCTGGGCCGGGCTCTTCCCCTTCCTCTGGCGCAAGCAGGACCAGGAGATTGAGAAGCGCGCGCACGAGCTGCTCACCCGCTTCAAGCTCGACGCCAAGGAGCAGGACTTCGCGGCGTCGCTGTCCGGCGGTCAGCGCAAGCTGCTCGAGATGGCGCGGGCGCTCATGAGCGACCCGACCCTCGTGATGCTCGACGAGCCGATGGCCGGGGTCAACCCCGCGCTCACGCAGTCGCTGCTGGAGCACATCCTCGATCTCAAGGATCTCGGGATGACCGTGCTCTTCGTCGAGCACGACATGCACATGGTGCGCCACATCGCCGACTGGGTGGTCGTCATGGCCGAGGGTCGCGTCGTGGCCGAGGGCCCGCCCGACCAGGTCATGGAGGACCCCGCCGTCGTCGACGCGTACCTGGGCGCGCACCAGGACGTCGATCTCGGCGCGGTCACCGGCCGGCTCCCGGTGATCTCGGAAGAGGACGCCACCCGGATCCGGGAGCAGATCGAGACCGAGGTCGAGGCCGAGGTCGAAGCCGAGGACGAGGCCGAGGAGGAGAAGGCATGA
- a CDS encoding THUMP-like domain-containing protein encodes MSELRALLTPAGLELLDALDPIESTADVARAVSRLRAAGHAPDLVSAVVGQAHLRSRAAAKFGPFAARMLFTRAGLEQATRLGVAARHAQRIRRAGFTDVADLGCGIGGDALAFAGAGLDVRAVDADEVTAAIAAYNLAPFGENAVVRHDTAENAFAALDDTGTRAVWMDPARRTSGHTETRRVSADDYSPSLDWAFDVASRVPTGIKLGPAHDRDALPADAEAQWVSADGSVVELVMWSGALAREGVRRAALVIRDDRSHELTSSADAADEPVRELGAFLHEPDGAVIRARLIGDVARSLDAGMLDEHIAYLTSDAALTSPFVQSFRVRETLPANPKAISAALKAHGIGRLEIKKRGVDVDPAAFRKKLTLRGDQEATLILARIGDRRTAILADRVPAAG; translated from the coding sequence ATGTCCGAGCTGCGTGCCCTGCTGACCCCTGCCGGTCTCGAGCTGCTCGACGCACTCGACCCGATCGAATCGACCGCCGACGTCGCGCGCGCCGTCTCCCGGCTGCGCGCCGCCGGGCACGCGCCCGATCTCGTCTCGGCGGTCGTCGGACAGGCGCACCTGCGGTCCAGGGCCGCCGCCAAGTTCGGACCGTTCGCCGCGCGCATGCTGTTCACCCGGGCGGGGCTCGAGCAGGCGACGAGGCTCGGCGTGGCGGCACGGCACGCGCAGCGGATCCGGCGTGCGGGATTCACGGACGTCGCCGACCTCGGCTGCGGCATCGGCGGCGATGCGCTGGCCTTCGCGGGCGCCGGGCTCGACGTGCGGGCCGTCGACGCCGACGAGGTCACGGCCGCGATCGCGGCATACAACCTCGCCCCCTTCGGCGAGAACGCGGTGGTGCGTCACGACACCGCCGAGAACGCCTTCGCCGCTCTCGATGACACCGGCACCCGCGCCGTCTGGATGGATCCGGCCCGGCGCACGTCGGGGCACACGGAGACCCGTCGCGTCTCCGCCGATGACTACTCCCCCTCGCTGGACTGGGCGTTCGATGTCGCCTCCCGGGTGCCGACCGGCATCAAGCTCGGCCCCGCGCACGACCGTGACGCGCTGCCCGCCGATGCCGAGGCGCAGTGGGTCAGCGCCGACGGCAGCGTGGTGGAGCTCGTCATGTGGAGCGGTGCCCTCGCCCGGGAGGGCGTGCGGCGTGCGGCCCTCGTGATCCGCGACGACCGCTCCCACGAACTCACCTCATCGGCGGATGCCGCGGACGAGCCGGTGCGCGAGCTCGGCGCATTCCTGCACGAACCCGACGGAGCGGTCATCCGCGCCCGTCTGATCGGCGACGTCGCCCGGAGCCTCGATGCCGGGATGCTCGACGAGCACATCGCGTACCTGACGTCGGATGCGGCGCTGACGAGCCCGTTCGTGCAGTCGTTCCGCGTGCGCGAGACCCTGCCGGCGAACCCCAAGGCGATCAGCGCCGCGCTGAAGGCGCACGGCATCGGCCGCCTCGAGATCAAGAAGCGCGGGGTCGACGTCGACCCGGCGGCGTTCCGGAAGAAGCTGACGCTGCGCGGCGATCAGGAGGCGACGCTGATCCTCGCGCGCATCGGGGATCGACGGACGGCGATCCTCGCCGATCGGGTGCCCGCCGCGGGGTGA